One Cytobacillus luteolus genomic window carries:
- a CDS encoding response regulator — protein sequence MKTSIVIIDDHQLFREGVKRILDFESSFEVVAEGDDGDEALALVQAHNPDVVIMDINMPNINGVEATRQLIDANPNTKVIILSIHDDESYVTHALKSGANGYLLKEMDADSLVEAVKVVADGGSYLHPKVTHNLVKEFRRLSADGQANGAGMVQTIEIRRPLHILTRRECEVLQLLADGKSNRGIGDALYISEKTVKNHVSNILQKMNVNDRTQAVVVAIKNGWVEVK from the coding sequence ATGAAAACTAGCATTGTAATTATTGATGATCACCAATTGTTCAGAGAAGGGGTAAAACGTATTCTAGATTTTGAATCTAGCTTTGAAGTAGTTGCTGAAGGCGATGACGGTGATGAAGCGTTAGCGCTAGTTCAGGCTCATAACCCAGATGTTGTTATCATGGACATTAATATGCCAAATATTAATGGTGTGGAAGCAACTAGACAGCTGATCGATGCAAACCCAAATACAAAAGTTATTATCTTATCCATACATGATGATGAAAGCTATGTAACACACGCATTAAAATCTGGTGCGAATGGTTACTTATTGAAGGAAATGGATGCAGACTCTTTAGTAGAAGCAGTAAAAGTAGTAGCTGATGGAGGATCATATTTACACCCTAAAGTTACACACAACTTAGTGAAAGAATTCCGCCGTCTTTCAGCAGACGGACAAGCTAATGGTGCTGGCATGGTTCAAACAATTGAAATCCGTCGTCCACTGCATATCCTTACACGCCGTGAGTGTGAAGTTCTTCAACTGCTTGCTGACGGAAAAAGCAACCGTGGAATCGGTGACGCATTATACATTAGTGAAAAAACGGTTAAAAACCATGTGAGTAATATTCTACAAAAAATGAATGTAAACGATCGAACCCAAGCTGTTGTAGTAGCTATTAAGAATGGTTGGGTCGAAGTGAAATAA